One Bradyrhizobium sp. ISRA464 genomic window carries:
- a CDS encoding PilZ domain-containing protein, with protein MTEDGKLVERVTFSRGFDVCIMAIDGTWRRDCRLDAISDTDAALTVEGSIQGLNLKEFFLLLSSTGLAYRRCELIRVNGTELDVGFLKGKPSKKRSASGEAVRVGA; from the coding sequence ATGACGGAAGATGGCAAACTCGTCGAACGCGTCACGTTCAGCAGGGGCTTTGATGTCTGCATCATGGCCATCGACGGCACCTGGCGGCGCGACTGCCGGCTCGACGCCATCTCCGACACGGACGCAGCCCTCACAGTGGAAGGTTCCATTCAGGGGCTCAATCTAAAGGAGTTTTTCCTGCTGCTGTCGTCGACCGGGCTCGCCTATCGCCGTTGCGAACTGATCCGTGTCAACGGCACCGAACTGGACGTCGGCTTCCTCAAGGGCAAGCCGAGCAAGAAGCGATCAGCCTCCGGCGAAGCCGTCCGGGTCGGGGCCTGA
- a CDS encoding response regulator, with translation MAENGVPRGEIFVVDDDPAVRETLSVVLSTAGYKVICFADGAALLSVARSRTPACILLDVHIPGKSGLDILKELHGEDYPAPIFMISGQGDIAMAVSAIKNGALDFIEKPFRGNEIVARLNEAIEAYTRRRTETSASRIASLHFPGREPLTRREREVLEQFTSGASNKEAGRHLGISPRTIEDHRANIMKKLGARNAADLVRIVMTAQRQA, from the coding sequence ATGGCTGAGAATGGCGTTCCCCGCGGGGAGATTTTCGTAGTCGACGACGATCCTGCCGTTCGCGAGACGCTTTCCGTGGTTCTGTCGACAGCCGGTTACAAGGTGATCTGTTTTGCGGACGGCGCCGCGCTGCTTTCCGTTGCGCGAAGCAGGACGCCGGCGTGCATCCTGCTCGACGTGCACATTCCCGGCAAATCGGGTCTCGACATCCTGAAGGAACTGCACGGCGAGGACTATCCGGCGCCGATCTTCATGATCTCGGGGCAGGGCGATATCGCGATGGCGGTCAGCGCCATCAAGAACGGCGCGCTGGATTTCATCGAGAAGCCGTTCCGCGGCAACGAGATCGTCGCCCGGTTGAATGAAGCGATCGAGGCCTACACAAGGCGCCGCACCGAGACTTCGGCGTCGCGCATCGCCTCGCTGCATTTTCCGGGGCGCGAGCCGCTGACCCGCCGCGAGCGCGAGGTGCTCGAGCAGTTCACTTCAGGCGCGTCCAACAAGGAGGCCGGACGTCATCTCGGCATCAGTCCGCGCACCATCGAGGATCACCGCGCCAACATCATGAAGAAGCTCGGGGCGCGCAACGCCGCCGACCTCGTCCGCATCGTGATGACGGCACAGCGCCAAGCCTGA
- a CDS encoding PAS domain S-box protein, whose translation MAHHLARPDKRKAATAPMTLTSRLAIAMIALVAIAVSAVGWLSYRSLEQALIPRVLDRIEAQSRFAAAALEAYVQSAPADITTFHNLAAVDGLMRARLNGGIDPVDRTTEAVWRERLEGRLAVQMALKPAYSLRFIGVADGHRELVRVDRSGPNGTARIVPQAELKQVGDAAYFRDTINLGADGIYVSPIRLNEEAGVIDTPPAPTMMVAKPVAAPDGKPFGIVIVNIDMRPVLERVRASVRPGEQAYVVDASGNYLVNPGRSREFGAQLGRPASWQRDMPALSAASGATQSTSTMSSDPAGQWIGIALAPATLARHQWIAVIEAVPNTVFMAPAMAIRNSSIQVGLLAVLGAGVLAWLIARSLTRPITRLTAAVERVGEKGTAAIPVDAGGETGVLARAFVRVMDEANAKTVALEREAAEHRRTEAARDHHAEREYLFASAVESSNDAIITMSLEGIITGWNPAAERLYGYSADEAVGRHISLIVPPDRRTEIDDIIRGIRRGERIEESETVRLRKDGSTVDVSLSTAPIKALSGAIIGIVKSAYDMTESRKSEESLRESAQLARGIIDGSLDAFVQINQFGIIRDWNTQAETIFGWTREEAIGRNVFDLMGRPDGPLRTALAGFLSSGGERVRQPRREAQIRRRDGSEFTAELSISALKTRDGFVFNGFIRDLTEKIAAEDRIRQSEKMEAVGQLTGGIAHDFNNILTVVTGTIEILADAVKDQPQLAAITRMIDEAASRGADLTQQLLAFARKQPLEPREIDVNALIIDTTKLLRRTLGEQVEIQSAFEDETCLAVVDPNRLANALLNLALNARDAMPQGGRLTIETASVVLDESYAGSHGDVRPGPYAMIAVSDTGTGIAADMLDKVFDPFFTSKGPGKGTGLGLSMVYGFVKQSAGHIKIYSEHGYGTTIRMYLPAASGTGVAAEEAAALEFEGGHETILVVEDDKLVRDYVLAQLHGLGYVTLEAANANEALAIVEARKPFDLLFTDVIMPGLNGRQLAERIFRMRPDLKVLYTSGYTENAIIHHGRLDEGVLLLPKPYRKSELAAMIRKALAD comes from the coding sequence GTGGCCCATCACCTCGCGCGCCCGGACAAGCGGAAAGCTGCGACCGCGCCGATGACGCTGACCAGCAGACTCGCCATCGCAATGATCGCGCTCGTAGCGATCGCGGTTTCCGCGGTCGGATGGCTGAGCTATCGCAGCCTCGAGCAGGCCCTGATCCCGCGGGTCCTCGACCGGATCGAGGCGCAATCGCGCTTCGCCGCGGCTGCCCTCGAGGCGTACGTCCAGAGCGCGCCCGCCGACATCACGACGTTCCATAACCTCGCCGCCGTCGACGGCTTGATGCGCGCGCGGCTCAATGGCGGGATCGATCCTGTCGACCGCACCACGGAGGCGGTGTGGCGCGAGCGCCTGGAAGGCCGGCTCGCCGTGCAGATGGCGCTGAAGCCCGCCTATTCACTCCGCTTCATCGGAGTTGCGGACGGTCATCGCGAACTCGTCCGTGTCGACCGCTCCGGTCCGAACGGTACCGCCCGCATCGTGCCGCAGGCGGAGTTGAAGCAGGTCGGCGACGCCGCCTATTTCCGCGACACGATCAATCTGGGAGCCGACGGCATCTACGTCTCTCCAATCCGCCTCAACGAGGAGGCTGGCGTCATCGACACGCCGCCGGCGCCGACCATGATGGTCGCCAAGCCGGTCGCGGCGCCTGACGGCAAGCCGTTCGGGATCGTCATCGTCAATATCGACATGCGGCCGGTGCTCGAGCGCGTTCGCGCCTCGGTGCGGCCCGGCGAACAGGCCTATGTGGTCGACGCGAGCGGCAATTATCTCGTGAACCCTGGCCGCAGCCGCGAATTCGGCGCCCAGCTTGGCCGGCCGGCGAGTTGGCAGCGCGACATGCCTGCGCTGTCAGCCGCGAGCGGAGCCACGCAAAGCACCTCGACCATGAGCAGCGATCCCGCCGGACAATGGATCGGGATCGCGCTCGCGCCGGCCACGCTGGCCCGACATCAATGGATCGCGGTGATCGAAGCCGTTCCCAATACCGTTTTCATGGCGCCAGCGATGGCGATCCGCAACAGTTCGATCCAGGTCGGCCTGCTGGCGGTGCTCGGCGCGGGCGTCCTGGCCTGGCTGATCGCGCGATCGCTGACCCGGCCGATCACGCGACTGACCGCCGCCGTCGAGCGCGTCGGCGAAAAGGGCACCGCGGCGATTCCGGTCGACGCCGGCGGCGAGACCGGCGTGCTGGCGCGCGCTTTCGTCCGCGTGATGGACGAGGCCAACGCCAAGACGGTGGCGCTCGAGCGCGAGGCCGCCGAGCATCGCCGCACCGAGGCGGCGCGCGACCACCATGCCGAGCGCGAGTACCTGTTCGCATCGGCTGTCGAATCCTCGAACGACGCCATCATCACGATGTCGCTCGAGGGGATCATCACCGGCTGGAACCCGGCTGCCGAGCGGCTCTATGGCTACAGCGCCGACGAGGCGGTCGGCCGACATATCTCCCTGATCGTGCCCCCGGACCGGCGCACCGAGATCGACGATATCATTCGCGGGATCCGCCGCGGTGAACGGATCGAGGAAAGCGAGACCGTGCGCCTGCGCAAGGACGGCAGCACGGTCGACGTGTCGCTCTCGACCGCGCCGATCAAGGCGCTGTCGGGCGCCATTATCGGCATCGTCAAGTCGGCGTACGACATGACCGAGAGCCGCAAGTCCGAGGAAAGCCTGCGCGAGAGCGCGCAGCTCGCGAGGGGCATCATCGACGGCTCGCTCGACGCCTTCGTGCAGATCAACCAGTTCGGCATCATCCGCGACTGGAATACCCAGGCGGAGACGATCTTCGGCTGGACCCGCGAGGAGGCGATCGGCCGCAACGTCTTCGACCTGATGGGCCGGCCGGACGGCCCGCTCAGGACGGCGCTCGCCGGATTCCTGAGCTCCGGCGGCGAACGGGTGCGCCAACCCCGCCGCGAGGCGCAGATCCGGCGCCGTGACGGCAGCGAATTCACCGCCGAGCTGAGCATCTCGGCACTGAAGACCCGCGATGGATTCGTGTTCAACGGCTTCATCCGCGATCTCACCGAAAAGATCGCCGCCGAGGATCGGATCCGGCAGTCGGAGAAGATGGAAGCGGTCGGCCAGCTCACCGGCGGCATCGCGCACGACTTCAACAATATCCTCACCGTCGTCACCGGGACGATCGAGATCCTGGCCGACGCCGTAAAGGACCAGCCGCAGCTCGCGGCGATCACGCGGATGATCGACGAGGCCGCGTCGCGCGGCGCCGATCTCACCCAGCAACTGCTGGCGTTCGCCCGCAAGCAGCCGCTCGAGCCGCGCGAGATCGACGTCAACGCACTGATCATCGACACCACCAAGCTGCTGCGCCGGACGCTGGGCGAGCAGGTCGAGATCCAGTCGGCCTTCGAGGACGAGACGTGCCTGGCGGTCGTCGATCCCAATCGGCTCGCCAACGCCCTGCTCAACCTCGCGCTCAACGCCCGCGATGCCATGCCGCAGGGCGGCCGGCTCACGATCGAGACGGCATCCGTCGTGCTCGACGAGAGCTATGCCGGCTCGCATGGCGATGTGCGGCCCGGTCCCTATGCCATGATCGCAGTGAGCGATACGGGGACGGGAATTGCCGCCGACATGCTCGACAAGGTGTTCGATCCCTTCTTCACCTCGAAGGGCCCCGGCAAGGGCACCGGGCTCGGCCTCAGCATGGTCTACGGCTTCGTCAAGCAGTCCGCCGGGCACATCAAGATCTACAGCGAGCACGGATACGGAACGACGATCCGCATGTATCTTCCGGCGGCTTCCGGCACGGGGGTCGCGGCCGAGGAGGCGGCGGCGCTGGAATTCGAGGGCGGCCACGAGACGATCCTGGTGGTCGAGGACGACAAGCTGGTCCGCGACTACGTGCTCGCACAACTGCACGGTCTCGGCTATGTCACGCTGGAGGCCGCGAATGCCAATGAAGCGCTCGCGATCGTCGAGGCCCGCAAGCCCTTCGATCTGCTGTTCACCGACGTGATCATGCCCGGGCTCAACGGCCGCCAGCTTGCCGAACGGATTTTCAGGATGAGGCCCGACCTCAAGGTCCTCTACACCTCGGGCTACACCGAGAATGCGATCATCCATCACGGGCGCTTGGACGAAGGCGTGCTGCTGCTACCCAAGCCCTATCGCAAGTCGGAACTCGCGGCGATGATCCGCAAGGCGCTCGCCGATTAG